From Zingiber officinale cultivar Zhangliang chromosome 5B, Zo_v1.1, whole genome shotgun sequence, the proteins below share one genomic window:
- the LOC121986727 gene encoding serine/threonine-protein kinase UCN-like, whose amino-acid sequence MDEEVVLDLNQIRAVRVLGRGAMASVFLVSAAPGSRLPTLFALKVFDKQSAAKAHALRRARWELSLLSRLSAAPGDHHHPFLPSLLGSVETPDLLAWAIPFCPGGDLHALRRSLSPSNEEAFSADAIRFYLSEIVTALAHLHSMRVAYRDLKPENVLLRSSGHIMLADFDLSRHLPARSTTHSSLPPPLPSDNHSHASRRKLTRVFSFGAADDQIKKGRSARVSPASRRRTSSSSISKSREGSGGDDERSFSFVGTEEYVAPEVVRGEGHGFAVDWWALGILAYEMAYGQTPFRGRNRKETLCNILTLPPMFPGRRRTDLTDIIERLVVKDPERRLGFSGGAEEVKAHPFFDGVKWELLPEVARPPFLAPVILPFFLPFLLLSNLLCEEGTKIEGFRGVEEHLGAMNHIARDRATYVEYRRMASKSNRDESEECSEGDQRALRGDQRAEENTQWLVFGS is encoded by the exons ATGGATGAGGAGGTGGTGTTGGATTTGAACCAGATCAGGGCGGTTCGCGTCCTGGGCCGTGGAGCCATGGCCTCGGTCTTCCTCGTCAGCGCCGCACCCGGCAGTCGCCTCCCCACGCTCTTCGCCCTCAAGGTGTTCGACAAGCAGTCCGCCGCCAAAGCCCACGCTCTCCGCCGCGCCCGCTGGGAGCTATCCCTATTGTCCCGCCTCTCAGCCGCTCCCGGTGATCACCACCACCCGTTTCTCCCTTCCCTCCTTGGCTCCGTCGAGACGCCGGACCTCCTCGCTTGGGCGATCCCCTTCTGCCCCGGCGGCGACCTCCACGCCCTCCGCCGCTCCCTTTCTCCTTCCAACGAGGAGGCGTTCTCCGCGGACGCGATCCGCTTCTACCTCTCGGAAATCGTCACCGCTCTCGCCCACCTCCACTCCATGCGTGTCGCCTACCGCGACCTCAAGCCAGAGAACGTCCTCCTCCGTTCATCCGGCCATATTATGCTCGCCGATTTTGATCTCTCCCGCCACCTCCCTGCCAGATCGACCACCCACTCCTCCCTTCCTCCTCCACTTCCCTCCGACAACCACAGCCACGCCTCCCGGAGGAAACTCACACGCGTGTTCTCCTTCGGCGCCGCGGACGACCAGATCAAGAAAGGGAGGTCGGCGAGAGTCTCCCCGGCGAGTCGCCGTAGGACGAGTTCCTCGTCCATCTCAAAATCCAGAGAAGGATCCGGTGGTGACGACGAGCGGTCGTTCTCGTTCGTGGGGACGGAGGAGTACGTGGCGCCGGAAGTGGTGCGCGGCGAAGGGCACGGCTTCGCGGTGGACTGGTGGGCGCTTGGGATCCTGGCGTACGAAATGGCATACGGACAGACGCCCTTCCGGGGGCGGAACAGGAAGGAGACGTTGTGCAACATTCTTACGCTGCCGCCAATGTTCCCAGGCCGGCGGCGCACCGATCTCACTGACATTATCGAGCGGCTCGTGGTCAAGGACCCGGAGAGGAGATTAGGGTTTAGTGGGGGTGCGGAGGAGGTGAAGGCGCACCCTTTCTTCGATGGGGTGAAATGGGAGCTTTTGCCAGAGGTGGCGCGGCCTCCGTTCCTGGCGCCGgtaattttacctttctttcttccgttcctcctactctcgaatctgctctgcgaggaaggaactaagatcgaagggttcagaggagttgaggagc atttagGAGCAATGAATCAcatagctcgtgatcgagctacatatgtggagtaccgtcga